A genomic window from Candidatus Acididesulfobacter guangdongensis includes:
- the rpsB gene encoding 30S ribosomal protein S2, with translation MPFTVTIKQLLESGVHFGHQTKRWNPKMKPYIYGARNGIYIIDLQNSLPYLKTAYEKIVEITKAGGTVLFVGTKKQSVSIITEEAQRCGMPYVTERWLGGMLTNFSTIKYSIVRLNELEALKNSEEFSKFTKKEMGRMDRDIEKLQKVLGGIRHMNKVPDGLFIVDTNREEIAVKESNRLNIPIIGMVDTNADPTPVDYIIPGNDDAIRSIKLIAGIIADAVIEGKSMYEAKLNRTKNSEAPIADINEQTFTGAGNNANEDIDVSNNNKEDMREVAKEAAEITEIAENI, from the coding sequence ATGCCGTTTACAGTCACAATTAAGCAATTGTTAGAGTCAGGGGTTCATTTCGGACACCAGACAAAAAGATGGAACCCTAAAATGAAACCGTATATTTACGGTGCAAGGAACGGTATTTATATTATAGATCTTCAAAATTCCCTTCCTTATTTAAAAACCGCATACGAGAAAATTGTTGAGATTACTAAAGCAGGCGGCACTGTTCTTTTTGTCGGAACAAAAAAACAGAGCGTTTCAATAATAACCGAAGAAGCTCAGAGATGCGGCATGCCGTATGTTACGGAAAGATGGCTCGGCGGTATGCTGACCAATTTTTCTACTATTAAATATTCTATAGTAAGATTAAATGAGCTTGAAGCCTTAAAAAATTCTGAAGAATTTTCAAAATTTACAAAAAAAGAAATGGGAAGAATGGACAGAGATATAGAAAAACTTCAAAAAGTTCTCGGCGGAATCAGGCATATGAATAAAGTGCCGGATGGACTTTTTATCGTGGACACAAACCGTGAGGAGATAGCGGTGAAGGAATCGAATAGACTTAATATCCCGATAATCGGCATGGTCGATACAAATGCCGACCCAACCCCTGTTGACTATATTATTCCAGGAAATGACGATGCGATAAGGTCTATAAAATTAATAGCCGGAATTATAGCCGATGCCGTCATAGAAGGAAAATCGATGTATGAGGCAAAACTTAACAGAACAAAAAATTCAGAAGCTCCTATTGCCGATATTAATGAACAAACCTTTACAGGGGCAGGCAATAATGCAAATGAAGATATTGACGTTAGCAATAACAATAAAGAAGATATGAGAGAAGTTGCAAAAGAAGCTGCAGAAATTACTGAAATTGCTGAAAATATTTAA
- a CDS encoding UMP kinase produces MSNELPYHRILLKVSGEALAGDNGCGIDPKVIFFVSQEIKSVVDLGIELAVVIGGGNIFRGFSQSSKGLGIERSSADYMGMLATVINALALQAGLEDIGVISRVQSAITMQQVAEPYIRRRAIRHLEKKRVVIFGAGTGNPYFTTDTAASLRAMEIHADVILKATRIDGVYDMDPLLHKNALKFSKLSYIDVLNKNLRVMDSTSISMCMDNNLPIIVFNLLTAGNLLNVVKGNESIGTIIAKNLNN; encoded by the coding sequence ATGAGCAATGAACTGCCTTATCATCGTATTTTACTAAAGGTCAGCGGAGAAGCGCTTGCAGGAGACAACGGCTGCGGTATAGACCCAAAGGTAATTTTTTTTGTTTCGCAAGAAATAAAATCTGTCGTCGACCTCGGCATCGAACTTGCCGTGGTTATAGGCGGAGGCAATATATTCAGGGGATTTAGCCAGTCGTCTAAAGGGTTGGGGATAGAAAGATCTTCAGCCGATTATATGGGCATGCTTGCAACCGTTATTAATGCGCTTGCGCTGCAGGCAGGATTGGAAGATATAGGCGTTATATCAAGGGTTCAGTCCGCAATAACAATGCAGCAGGTTGCAGAACCGTATATAAGGCGGAGAGCTATAAGACATCTTGAGAAAAAAAGAGTCGTTATTTTCGGCGCTGGAACCGGCAATCCTTATTTTACGACTGATACTGCTGCATCTTTAAGGGCAATGGAAATACATGCAGATGTTATATTAAAGGCTACAAGAATTGACGGAGTTTACGATATGGACCCGCTGCTTCATAAGAATGCTCTTAAGTTTTCAAAATTATCGTACATAGATGTTTTAAACAAAAATTTGAGAGTTATGGATTCAACTTCGATTTCAATGTGTATGGATAACAATCTGCCGATTATCGTATTTAATTTATTAACGGCGGGCAATTTGCTGAATGTCGTAAAGGGAAATGAATCTATAGGGACAATTATCGCTAAAAATTTAAATAATTAA
- a CDS encoding elongation factor Ts, protein MTGAGFVDCKNALVESNGDIDKAVEALRKKGLARAQKKASRETKEGLVFSYIHAGGRIGVLVEINCETDFVARTDEFHELAKNISMHIAAANPLFLKRENVSAEVIAKEREIYKDQLNTVDKPQAVKEKIVDGKLDKYFQEVCLYEQPFIKEPSKNISSLVDENVAKLGENIIVKRFARFQLGE, encoded by the coding sequence ATGACCGGAGCGGGTTTTGTAGATTGTAAAAATGCTCTTGTAGAATCAAACGGAGATATTGATAAGGCAGTTGAAGCGTTAAGAAAAAAAGGGCTTGCAAGAGCTCAAAAAAAAGCATCCAGAGAAACCAAGGAGGGATTGGTTTTTTCATATATACATGCAGGCGGACGTATAGGCGTTCTTGTAGAAATAAATTGCGAAACAGATTTTGTAGCAAGAACGGATGAATTTCACGAACTTGCGAAGAATATTTCAATGCATATAGCAGCTGCAAATCCTCTGTTTTTAAAAAGAGAGAACGTTTCTGCGGAGGTTATTGCAAAAGAACGCGAGATATATAAAGACCAGCTGAATACAGTGGATAAGCCGCAAGCAGTTAAGGAAAAAATAGTAGATGGAAAATTAGATAAATATTTTCAGGAGGTATGTCTGTATGAACAGCCGTTTATAAAAGAACCTTCTAAAAACATTTCTTCCTTAGTAGATGAAAATGTAGCAAAGCTTGGAGAAAATATAATAGTTAAAAGATTTGCAAGATTTCAACTCGGAGAATAA
- a CDS encoding gamma carbonic anhydrase family protein — translation MIISSYLNKIPNIHDSVYLCDNITIIGDVEIKRDSSVWYGSVIRGDVNYIKIGERTNIQDNSVLHVQHDTGPLIIGNNVTVGHSVNLHGCSIGDNCLIGIGAIVLTGAVIGNNCIIAAGTVIKEGFVVPEGSLVAGVPGIVKKGLTQKDIESISSSAQNYINYVKNYRNDSN, via the coding sequence ATGATTATTAGCAGTTATTTAAATAAAATTCCAAATATTCACGATTCTGTTTATCTTTGCGACAATATAACAATAATAGGCGACGTTGAAATCAAAAGAGATTCAAGCGTTTGGTACGGTTCGGTTATAAGAGGGGACGTAAATTATATAAAAATAGGCGAAAGAACAAATATTCAGGATAACAGCGTTCTGCATGTCCAGCACGATACCGGACCTCTAATTATAGGAAATAACGTTACCGTAGGTCATAGCGTTAACCTGCATGGGTGTTCTATAGGAGATAATTGTTTAATAGGAATCGGAGCGATAGTCTTAACCGGAGCAGTAATAGGCAATAATTGCATAATAGCAGCCGGCACGGTTATAAAAGAGGGTTTTGTTGTTCCGGAAGGCAGTCTTGTCGCGGGAGTTCCCGGTATTGTAAAAAAAGGTCTTACGCAAAAAGATATAGAATCAATAAGTTCATCCGCTCAAAATTATATAAACTATGTTAAAAATTACAGGAACGACAGTAATTAA
- the guaB gene encoding IMP dehydrogenase, which produces MKNIIKEALSFDDVLIVPDYSDILPKDVDIKTKFSRNINLSIPFVSAAMDTVTESRTAIAIAREGGIGVIHKNMTVEEQKTEVDKVKKSESGMITNPVTVFAEQTVSHALDLMKKYMISGLPVVMDKKLVGILTNRDLRFVENTNEKIENIMTKENLITVPVGTTLEEAKKILHERKIEKLLVVDKNYNLKGLITIKDIEKIKKYPSACKDSLGRLRAAAAVGTSKETEKRVAALLEAEADAIVIDTAHGYSKGVIDMIKYIKKNFNCELIAGNIATYDAAEALAKAGIDAIKVGIGPGSICTTRIIAGVGVPQLSAVMECSLIYEKYGIPVISDGGIKFSGDICKALAAGANSVMMGNLFAGTEESPGETIIYQGRSYKVYRGMGSLGAMVNGSKDRYFQSHQNEESKFVPEGIEGRVPYKGNLSETIHQLIGGLRAGMGYSGVHSIEEMRTKTKFMKITSSGLRESHVHDVIITKEAPNYRLD; this is translated from the coding sequence ATGAAAAATATCATTAAAGAAGCATTAAGTTTTGATGACGTTTTAATTGTGCCTGATTATTCTGATATTTTACCTAAAGATGTGGATATTAAAACAAAATTTTCCAGAAATATCAATTTAAGCATACCGTTTGTGAGCGCTGCGATGGACACGGTAACAGAATCAAGAACTGCAATAGCTATTGCCCGAGAAGGCGGCATAGGCGTTATTCATAAAAATATGACCGTTGAAGAACAAAAAACAGAAGTGGATAAAGTTAAGAAATCTGAAAGCGGTATGATAACTAATCCTGTTACTGTTTTTGCCGAGCAAACAGTTTCTCATGCCTTGGATTTAATGAAAAAATATATGATTTCAGGTTTGCCGGTAGTAATGGACAAAAAACTTGTAGGGATTTTGACTAATAGGGATTTAAGATTTGTAGAGAATACAAACGAAAAAATAGAAAATATTATGACTAAAGAAAATCTCATAACAGTACCGGTCGGCACTACGCTGGAAGAAGCTAAAAAGATACTGCACGAAAGAAAAATAGAAAAACTTCTTGTAGTCGATAAAAATTATAATTTGAAAGGTCTAATAACTATTAAAGACATAGAGAAAATTAAGAAATATCCCAGCGCCTGCAAAGATTCGCTTGGAAGACTGAGAGCCGCTGCCGCGGTTGGAACTTCAAAAGAAACGGAAAAAAGAGTCGCCGCTCTGCTTGAGGCCGAAGCCGATGCCATAGTTATAGATACTGCTCACGGCTATTCCAAAGGTGTTATAGATATGATAAAATACATAAAAAAGAATTTTAATTGTGAATTAATTGCCGGTAATATTGCTACTTACGATGCTGCTGAAGCGCTTGCGAAAGCCGGAATAGACGCAATTAAAGTAGGAATCGGACCCGGTTCTATATGCACTACCAGAATTATTGCAGGCGTCGGCGTTCCTCAGCTTTCGGCGGTTATGGAATGTTCTTTAATTTATGAAAAATATGGTATTCCCGTCATATCTGACGGCGGTATTAAGTTTTCAGGAGATATTTGCAAAGCTCTGGCAGCCGGAGCAAATTCTGTTATGATGGGTAATCTTTTTGCGGGAACCGAAGAAAGTCCCGGAGAAACTATAATTTATCAGGGCAGAAGTTATAAAGTTTACAGAGGAATGGGCTCATTAGGCGCTATGGTTAACGGCTCTAAGGACAGATATTTTCAGTCTCACCAGAACGAAGAATCTAAGTTCGTACCTGAAGGAATTGAAGGAAGAGTTCCCTATAAGGGTAATTTATCGGAAACTATACATCAGCTAATAGGAGGATTAAGGGCAGGCATGGGATATTCCGGCGTACATTCAATAGAAGAAATGAGAACAAAAACAAAATTTATGAAAATTACCTCTTCCGGACTGAGAGAAAGCCATGTGCATGATGTTATAATTACTAAAGAAGCGCCAAATTACAGACTTGATTGA
- a CDS encoding polysaccharide deacetylase family protein, with translation MKIPVLYYHKIDYPKSTAILKGLYVKPEQFKLQMKVLKILGYRTITPYELLLFTKGHRLPFKKPILITFDDGYKNNYTYAYPILKAFGFTATVFISSGCIGKTNAIMEKNGKENQAEDFLDKKNIIEMSKNGITIASHGINHYFLNELTDDGVLAGELLASKAILEDLTGKKIDFFSYPYGAYNAKVMRETKNAGYKGAFTTNKGKIAVGDNSYELKRISVNGHNTIFNFLYKIIFMY, from the coding sequence ATGAAAATTCCTGTATTATATTATCATAAAATAGATTATCCTAAAAGCACTGCGATATTAAAAGGTCTGTATGTTAAACCCGAACAGTTTAAATTGCAGATGAAAGTTTTGAAAATTTTGGGATATCGGACTATTACCCCCTATGAGCTTCTTTTATTTACCAAAGGTCATAGATTGCCTTTCAAGAAACCTATTTTAATAACATTTGACGACGGTTATAAAAATAATTATACGTATGCTTATCCTATTTTAAAAGCCTTTGGTTTTACAGCTACTGTATTTATAAGTTCAGGATGTATAGGGAAAACAAATGCTATTATGGAAAAAAACGGAAAAGAAAATCAGGCTGAAGATTTTTTAGATAAAAAAAATATTATTGAAATGTCCAAAAACGGTATTACAATAGCTTCTCATGGCATAAATCATTATTTTCTTAATGAGTTGACCGATGACGGAGTGCTTGCAGGAGAGCTTTTAGCTTCCAAAGCAATACTTGAAGATTTAACAGGAAAAAAAATAGATTTTTTTTCATATCCCTACGGAGCTTACAATGCAAAAGTTATGAGGGAGACAAAAAACGCCGGCTATAAAGGAGCATTTACCACAAATAAAGGTAAAATTGCGGTTGGAGATAATTCATATGAATTAAAAAGAATATCTGTAAACGGTCATAATACAATTTTTAATTTTTTATACAAGATAATTTTCATGTATTGA
- a CDS encoding isoprenyl transferase, producing the protein MKEKIIFDNLPRHIAIIMDGNGRWAERRNLDRIEGHIKGIDALRNILKSSLEFGIKYLTVFAFSSENWQRPKKEVDSLMHLLEQYISNELPMLIKNKINFNIIGNIEKIPYSAKKNILDAIDKTSGYSDIFLVLALSYGAREEIINSAAKLALDFKKGKLKNLDSINDDIFSSYLYTKNIPDPDLLIRTGGEERISNFLLFQIAYTELYFTKTMWPDFGRKNLISALKNYEKRIRRFGKIKV; encoded by the coding sequence ATGAAAGAAAAAATTATATTTGATAATTTGCCGCGTCACATTGCAATTATAATGGACGGTAACGGAAGATGGGCGGAAAGAAGAAATTTAGACAGGATAGAAGGGCATATTAAAGGAATTGATGCACTAAGAAATATACTGAAATCCTCATTAGAATTCGGAATTAAATATCTTACGGTTTTTGCATTTTCATCAGAAAATTGGCAGAGACCAAAAAAAGAAGTAGATTCTTTAATGCACCTTCTTGAGCAGTATATTTCAAATGAACTTCCTATGCTCATTAAAAATAAAATAAATTTTAACATTATAGGAAATATTGAAAAAATTCCCTATTCGGCTAAAAAAAATATTTTAGACGCCATAGATAAAACATCCGGTTATAGCGATATTTTTTTAGTATTGGCTTTGAGCTACGGTGCTCGTGAAGAAATAATAAATTCTGCCGCTAAATTAGCGTTAGATTTCAAAAAAGGCAAACTCAAAAACTTAGATTCAATAAATGATGATATTTTTTCTTCCTATCTTTATACTAAAAATATCCCAGACCCTGATTTATTAATCAGAACCGGAGGAGAAGAAAGGATATCCAATTTTTTACTTTTTCAGATAGCATATACCGAATTATATTTTACCAAAACGATGTGGCCTGATTTTGGCAGAAAAAATCTAATATCCGCTCTTAAAAATTACGAAAAAAGGATTAGGAGATTTGGGAAAATTAAAGTTTGA
- a CDS encoding ribosome recycling factor — MDENELISVLTKDMIKAVEAYRNELSRIRTGRASAALVDNVKVEYFGALSPLIRLATVSIPESRTIMINPYDISSLASIEKAIQKHDPSLNPSNNGKSITILIPQLTEERRRDINKQISKMLESMKQELRNIRRAANDKIKSAEKEKAIEEDKSFKLQKKVQEITDSYIEEITKITKAKEKDIMEI, encoded by the coding sequence ATGGACGAAAATGAATTAATTTCGGTACTGACGAAAGATATGATTAAGGCTGTAGAAGCTTATAGGAATGAGCTTTCCAGAATTAGAACCGGCAGAGCATCGGCTGCATTAGTAGACAATGTTAAAGTTGAGTATTTTGGAGCACTGTCTCCGTTAATCCGGCTAGCAACCGTTTCTATTCCGGAAAGCAGAACTATCATGATCAATCCATATGATATAAGTTCGCTTGCAAGTATAGAGAAGGCTATACAAAAACACGATCCATCGTTAAATCCTTCAAATAACGGCAAAAGTATTACAATACTTATTCCGCAGCTTACCGAAGAAAGAAGAAGAGATATCAATAAGCAAATCAGCAAGATGTTAGAATCCATGAAGCAGGAGCTGCGCAACATCAGACGCGCTGCCAACGATAAAATAAAATCTGCCGAAAAAGAAAAAGCGATAGAAGAAGATAAATCATTTAAACTGCAGAAGAAAGTTCAGGAGATAACGGATTCTTATATAGAAGAGATAACGAAAATTACAAAAGCTAAAGAAAAAGATATTATGGAAATTTAA
- the argJ gene encoding bifunctional glutamate N-acetyltransferase/amino-acid acetyltransferase ArgJ: MKIENYLFSAKTSGLKKNGQLDLALVFSNIPLRVSAVFTKNKIKAAPVILSKKNSKNIIRALIVNSGNANACNGTDGIKDAKKVMSLAAEALNIKENNILICSTGVIGERLDTSKIENSLPELVKSLSEDGAEQVARAIMTTDTFPKVVVKNMTINNKNYHIVGMAKGSGMIMPNMATMLAFIMTDLPLSKNLGDALFKECVKYSFNSITVDGDTSTNDTAFFLYPDADMYFANNDGPAYGSSAFKGILEKDINYDIVKYSVGEVCLSLAKMIAEDGEGATKSVTVEAINAYSESSAKKIAFSVANSPLVKTAIAGEDLNWGRIMMAIGKAGARIKPNYVDIYINNFKIVENSKSLGFIGAENEKKIMSQKEINIKIDLKCGPSFFKVLTCDFTNEYININASYRS; the protein is encoded by the coding sequence ATGAAAATAGAAAATTATCTTTTTTCGGCAAAGACATCAGGATTAAAAAAAAACGGACAGCTTGATTTGGCTCTGGTTTTTTCTAATATTCCATTGAGGGTCAGCGCCGTGTTTACAAAAAACAAGATTAAAGCCGCTCCGGTAATATTGTCGAAAAAAAATTCAAAAAATATTATAAGAGCTTTAATTGTCAATTCAGGCAATGCTAACGCCTGCAACGGAACAGACGGTATTAAAGATGCTAAAAAAGTTATGTCATTAGCCGCTGAAGCTTTAAACATTAAAGAGAACAATATTCTTATATGCTCAACAGGCGTTATCGGTGAACGATTAGATACGTCAAAGATTGAAAACAGTTTACCGGAATTAGTGAAATCACTGTCGGAAGACGGAGCCGAACAGGTAGCCAGAGCGATAATGACTACGGATACGTTTCCTAAGGTAGTTGTAAAAAATATGACCATAAATAATAAGAATTATCATATAGTGGGTATGGCAAAAGGCTCAGGTATGATAATGCCTAATATGGCAACTATGCTTGCCTTTATTATGACTGATTTGCCGCTCTCAAAAAATTTAGGAGACGCTTTATTTAAAGAATGTGTTAAATATTCTTTTAATTCTATAACAGTTGACGGAGATACTTCAACAAATGATACCGCTTTCTTTTTATATCCTGACGCCGATATGTATTTTGCCAATAACGACGGACCGGCGTACGGAAGCAGCGCTTTTAAAGGTATATTAGAAAAGGATATCAATTACGATATAGTAAAATATTCGGTAGGAGAAGTATGTTTAAGCCTCGCAAAGATGATCGCGGAAGACGGAGAAGGCGCCACTAAATCCGTAACGGTTGAAGCTATCAATGCTTACAGCGAATCATCGGCGAAAAAAATAGCTTTTTCCGTTGCAAATTCCCCATTAGTCAAAACTGCTATAGCCGGAGAAGATTTAAATTGGGGCAGAATAATGATGGCAATAGGTAAAGCGGGTGCAAGAATAAAACCTAATTATGTGGATATTTATATTAATAATTTTAAAATTGTCGAAAATTCAAAGTCTTTAGGATTTATAGGCGCTGAAAATGAGAAAAAAATTATGTCCCAAAAGGAAATAAATATTAAGATCGATTTAAAATGCGGACCCTCATTTTTCAAAGTCCTTACATGCGATTTTACAAATGAATATATTAATATTAACGCATCTTACAGGTCTTGA
- the guaA gene encoding glutamine-hydrolyzing GMP synthase, which yields MKVNSSKVLIIDFGSQYTQLIARKVRESGIYCEIYPFSSRIEKIKDFNPAAIILSGGPSSVYDKGAPLISNEIFKIDVPFLGICYGMQLIAYLLSGEVKPAKNREYGYSKLEIAKKSKLFAGCGDDDPVWMSHGDIIVSPPNDFIITSKTENGNIASFENEEKKIYGLQFHPEVAHTICGHKILNNFLFDIAEVKKNWKLSDFIEDKIKEIKTEISPDTNGNNAAICALSGGVDSTVAAVLVSRAIGDKLVCIFVDNGLLRENEARDVFKFYKENLSLNVKLVKAEKIFLSALKGISDPEKKRKIIGKLFINIFEKEADKIKNAKFLVQGTLYPDVIESVPVYGSSSIIKSHHNVGGLPKKFNFKLIEPLRELFKDEVRLIGKKLNIPDAITERQPFPGPGLAIRVIGEVTENSLKMLRKADTIVAEEIKKNNLYNKIWQSFPVIIPVKTVGVMGDKRSYESLIAIRAVTSLDGMTADFAKLDYEILRQISSRIISEVKGVNRVVYDISSKPPSTIEWE from the coding sequence ATGAAGGTAAATTCGTCAAAAGTATTAATAATAGATTTTGGTTCGCAATATACGCAGCTTATAGCGAGAAAAGTCAGAGAAAGCGGTATTTACTGCGAAATATATCCTTTTTCAAGCCGGATAGAAAAAATAAAAGATTTTAATCCGGCGGCCATCATTCTTTCCGGCGGTCCATCTTCTGTTTACGATAAAGGCGCGCCTCTAATATCAAATGAAATATTTAAAATAGATGTGCCTTTTCTCGGTATATGCTATGGCATGCAGCTTATCGCCTATTTATTATCCGGTGAAGTAAAACCCGCAAAAAACAGAGAATACGGTTATTCAAAACTGGAAATTGCAAAAAAAAGCAAATTATTTGCCGGATGCGGCGATGATGATCCGGTATGGATGAGTCATGGCGATATAATAGTTTCGCCTCCGAATGATTTTATTATTACCTCAAAAACTGAAAACGGCAATATCGCATCTTTCGAAAATGAGGAAAAAAAAATATACGGTCTTCAATTTCATCCTGAAGTTGCGCATACAATATGCGGACATAAAATATTAAATAATTTTCTATTTGATATTGCAGAAGTTAAAAAAAATTGGAAGTTATCAGATTTCATTGAAGACAAGATTAAAGAAATTAAAACGGAAATATCTCCCGATACTAACGGTAATAATGCCGCCATATGCGCATTATCAGGCGGCGTAGATTCTACTGTAGCGGCAGTATTAGTAAGCAGGGCAATAGGCGATAAACTTGTCTGCATTTTTGTAGATAACGGTCTTTTAAGAGAAAATGAAGCAAGGGATGTTTTTAAATTTTATAAGGAAAATTTATCTTTAAACGTAAAATTGGTAAAAGCCGAAAAAATATTTTTAAGCGCCTTAAAAGGCATAAGCGACCCTGAGAAAAAAAGAAAAATCATAGGAAAATTATTTATTAATATTTTTGAAAAAGAAGCTGATAAAATAAAAAACGCAAAATTTTTAGTTCAGGGGACCCTTTACCCGGATGTTATAGAATCCGTCCCCGTTTATGGTTCTTCAAGCATAATCAAAAGTCATCATAATGTCGGCGGACTCCCAAAAAAATTTAATTTTAAGCTGATAGAACCGCTGAGAGAATTATTCAAAGATGAAGTCCGTTTAATAGGCAAAAAACTAAATATTCCGGATGCGATAACGGAAAGACAGCCTTTCCCCGGACCCGGGCTTGCAATAAGGGTTATAGGCGAAGTTACAGAGAATAGTTTGAAAATGTTGAGAAAAGCCGATACAATAGTAGCCGAAGAGATTAAAAAAAATAACCTTTATAACAAAATATGGCAGTCTTTTCCGGTAATTATTCCGGTTAAAACAGTCGGCGTTATGGGCGACAAAAGGAGTTATGAATCTTTAATCGCTATAAGGGCAGTGACGTCTTTGGACGGGATGACAGCAGATTTTGCAAAATTGGACTATGAAATATTAAGACAGATATCTTCAAGAATCATATCCGAAGTCAAAGGTGTCAACAGAGTCGTTTATGATATATCTTCAAAACCGCCTTCGACTATCGAGTGGGAGTAA
- a CDS encoding 1-deoxy-D-xylulose-5-phosphate reductoisomerase has protein sequence MAPISNLKKIFIAGSTGSIGRAAVEVALSYPDKIKVNAISAGHYSEILLEQAIKLKPEYCFISDKNEALNARIYFKKNFVNAAVFHEDKDLKEIIESDGIDIVLNSISGSSGLLASYYTILAGKDIALANKESLVTAGDILIKLSKKTNSKIIPVDSEHSAIFQCLSCGLKKDLKKLILTASGGPFLNTEYEKLSSVTKEMALNHPKWKMGEKITIDSSTLANKGLEIIEAHYLFGVEENAIDVVVHPQAVIHSMVEFHDGTILAQLADADMKGPIGYALSYPERLNGLMNSIDITKIGSLQFFEPDLQKFPFILLARNALKIKKSMPCVFSEANEFFVKKFLEGNINFTGIAEKVKEVMERHITFEIDNIGDVLEAKRIAKEIAKELI, from the coding sequence ATGGCTCCCATCTCTAATTTAAAAAAAATATTTATAGCAGGTTCAACAGGTTCAATAGGCAGGGCAGCCGTGGAAGTAGCGTTGTCATATCCTGATAAGATTAAGGTAAATGCAATTTCTGCGGGTCATTATTCTGAAATTTTATTAGAACAGGCTATAAAGCTAAAACCTGAATATTGTTTTATTTCTGATAAAAATGAGGCGTTAAACGCAAGAATATATTTTAAAAAAAATTTTGTAAATGCCGCCGTATTTCATGAAGATAAAGATTTAAAGGAAATAATTGAATCGGACGGCATAGATATTGTTCTTAATTCTATAAGCGGTTCTTCCGGACTTTTAGCCTCGTATTACACTATACTTGCGGGAAAAGATATAGCTCTTGCAAATAAAGAATCTCTGGTCACCGCAGGCGATATTCTCATAAAACTGTCAAAAAAAACAAATTCCAAGATAATTCCGGTAGATTCGGAACATTCCGCTATCTTTCAATGTTTAAGCTGCGGTCTTAAAAAAGATTTAAAGAAACTTATTTTAACCGCTTCGGGCGGTCCTTTTCTTAATACTGAATATGAAAAATTAAGCAGCGTTACAAAAGAAATGGCTTTAAACCATCCTAAATGGAAAATGGGTGAAAAAATCACTATCGATTCATCTACTTTGGCAAATAAAGGGCTGGAAATAATAGAAGCGCATTATTTATTCGGCGTTGAGGAAAATGCCATTGATGTTGTCGTTCATCCGCAGGCGGTTATTCATTCTATGGTTGAATTCCATGACGGAACAATACTGGCTCAACTTGCCGATGCTGATATGAAAGGACCCATAGGTTATGCGTTGTCTTATCCGGAGAGATTAAACGGATTAATGAATTCTATTGATATCACTAAAATAGGCAGCCTGCAATTTTTTGAACCGGATTTGCAAAAATTTCCTTTCATTCTGCTTGCAAGAAATGCATTAAAAATAAAAAAAAGTATGCCGTGTGTTTTCAGCGAAGCTAATGAATTTTTTGTAAAAAAATTTCTTGAAGGAAATATTAATTTTACGGGAATTGCCGAGAAAGTAAAAGAGGTTATGGAAAGGCATATCACTTTTGAAATAGATAATATCGGCGATGTGCTGGAAGCAAAAAGGATAGCAAAAGAAATAGCAAAAGAATTAATATAA